Proteins co-encoded in one Deltaproteobacteria bacterium genomic window:
- a CDS encoding 2-isopropylmalate synthase: MGRRNILEIPLNELAEGDIIYDWNTATSSSRPLQPIRLFDETLRDGLQSPSVVDPPIGEKLRLVHLMDQVGIHHVDIGLPGAGPRAREDVRALAREMADAKLGIRGACAARTTAVDIQPIIDISQEVGLEIEVMTFIGSSSIRRYAEQWDLELMLKRTAEAVELCRRHNLPCTYVTEDTTRSHPEVLETLFRCAIDNGAYRLCLCDTVGHATPDGVRALIEWTLRLTAEHGPHVGIDWHGHNDRGLALENALWAAQFGADRVHGTILGVGERVGNTAIDQLLLNLKLLGWHQGDVSKLVLLCKTLSAATRVPIPFNYPLVGDDAFRTATGVHAAAVIKAERRGDSYLADHIYSGVPASAFGKQQEIAIGHMSGESNVVYWLGKRGVEAADELVRRIFDEAKKSNRLLTDDEIWQVIHEYRRNPH; this comes from the coding sequence AACACTGCGACCTCAAGTTCCAGGCCCCTCCAGCCGATTAGACTCTTCGACGAAACCCTGCGGGACGGATTGCAGTCCCCCTCGGTCGTAGACCCGCCAATCGGCGAGAAGTTGCGTCTCGTGCACCTGATGGACCAGGTCGGAATCCACCACGTCGACATCGGGTTGCCCGGTGCCGGCCCGCGTGCGCGAGAGGACGTGCGCGCGCTGGCCCGCGAGATGGCCGACGCGAAGCTGGGGATCCGGGGCGCCTGCGCCGCGCGCACCACGGCGGTGGACATCCAGCCGATCATCGACATCTCGCAGGAGGTCGGGCTCGAGATCGAGGTCATGACCTTCATCGGGTCCAGCTCCATCCGGCGCTACGCCGAGCAGTGGGACCTCGAGCTGATGCTCAAGCGCACCGCCGAGGCCGTCGAGCTGTGCCGGCGCCACAACCTGCCGTGCACGTACGTGACGGAGGACACGACGCGCTCTCACCCCGAGGTCCTCGAGACCCTCTTCCGCTGCGCCATCGATAACGGCGCGTACCGCCTCTGCCTGTGCGACACCGTGGGTCACGCCACCCCCGACGGCGTGCGGGCGCTCATCGAGTGGACGCTGCGCCTGACCGCCGAGCACGGCCCTCACGTGGGGATCGACTGGCACGGGCACAATGACCGCGGGCTCGCCCTCGAGAACGCCCTCTGGGCGGCGCAGTTCGGCGCAGACCGGGTGCACGGCACGATCCTCGGCGTGGGCGAGCGCGTCGGAAACACGGCCATCGATCAGCTCCTGCTGAACCTGAAGCTCCTCGGCTGGCACCAGGGGGACGTGAGCAAGCTCGTGCTCCTCTGCAAGACGCTCTCCGCCGCCACCCGAGTTCCCATCCCTTTCAATTACCCGCTCGTGGGCGACGACGCCTTCCGCACGGCCACCGGAGTTCACGCCGCGGCCGTGATCAAGGCCGAGCGCCGGGGCGATAGTTATTTGGCGGACCACATCTATTCTGGAGTGCCGGCCAGCGCGTTCGGCAAGCAACAAGAAATTGCCATCGGCCACATGAGTGGCGAATCCAACGTAGTCTACTGGCTTGGCAAGCGGGGTGTAGAGGCGGCGGACGAGCTGGTGAGACGCATCTTCGACGAAGCCAAGAAGTCCAACCGGCTTCTCACCGACGATGAGATTTGGCAGGTGATCCATGAGTACCGACGCAATCCTCACTAA
- a CDS encoding response regulator — translation MSLKILLVDDDADDRRALATFFTHDAAFAVYRVRVLEAADGDEALRVLDREQPDLVVTDLAMPGVDGFALCQAIRQRPEGAALPLLVTTGVHRDEGMAVKLRESFGVEVLTKPVPLRYLAGKVLALLRRRQRDTPDIGRRWLKGTSPVSVLATPAVAAGEPEVAVQLTPSPPLATPARATDGGGTSAAPIEVSFRAKADGTLEATSVAWLLVQAADRRATGTLRLARGKVRKVVFILQGRPIYVDSNLRNETLGAHLMQQGVLTEADLARAMKQARTSGKKLGEVLTALGLATAEVVAAGLQAQTGIKLVSALRWPDGTFSFEPGDDFSSRVPSCPVEVVPLVLTALRRLLRPEELGRLSLEQALALTPAGERLRPLIEQHYGATVLGWCGTSRALRELAAGAEDLPPLLVRVEALRLAGLVVFRPPVPIAAPVAAPTERATGAADSSGSKLEFVEEDLGGVSRLLDLKQLDPTRSAPSVPAVDLELFEPSAEEPQPPEVHARTDDSGVLHLANVDDLELEQPEAEATALLGASAATGPLEPTPSEEFPEVPAAQPTVLQKPRRAGGRAAAPAEEARRASGPVAPLGELKELFAGLSPESYHEWLGLGPGATAQEVQAALRRLGLDGEAVDLAGLTLGELTPELAPTDPAARVIPDRLQGRSHDEFLSRARPQLTPKADTFGAELFFQHGQSRLRTHDLVGAVEAFRQAVEHNAEQADYHAYLGWALFLQRGKGEAGAIAARPHLQHALHIAPDSPQVLELAGLLEREVRNDDAAAPLLLEALRHYPTRAELFAAAKDVLARLGDFAALERLYRRLIFQLRDTEPLRTVPLWIDLAYLYRDKLAQPENARLALEVAAKLNPEDVRVHAARASMDEAARVDLREAAEGLRQRFLAHPEVPDPLHELYRLHLAAGHTDRLLAVAGILVERGHATPEEYEVYQARKPVRLRRARAPLSANLLDRLRDPSDSRSIEQIVALLSPMLCERFPLSATELGCRSDDLLDPQRLPEPFGATVRYVAKALELPLPRLYLSAYLPLMVPVPDAQPQVLVSPEVLSSSSEEAIAFAAARAFSSLDLGRRHAFTRRGTDLKAAFLGALTYCRPELQVPDADGTIGRLREVMDSGLVDLASLRSRIDDLTARKEPINLSEWMRGVRRTGARVGLLVCTDVPAAVAGAGDTGTQRDLEVFALGETYHQLQQTLGLSLETS, via the coding sequence ATGTCGCTGAAAATCTTGCTAGTGGACGACGACGCCGACGACCGTCGCGCGCTGGCGACCTTCTTCACGCACGACGCCGCGTTTGCGGTCTATCGCGTGCGCGTGCTGGAAGCGGCCGATGGTGACGAGGCGCTGCGTGTCCTGGATCGCGAGCAGCCCGACCTCGTCGTGACGGACCTCGCCATGCCGGGGGTGGACGGGTTCGCCCTCTGCCAGGCGATCCGCCAGCGCCCCGAGGGGGCAGCCCTGCCCCTGCTCGTCACCACCGGAGTGCATCGGGACGAGGGGATGGCGGTCAAGCTCCGCGAGAGCTTCGGGGTCGAGGTCCTCACCAAGCCGGTGCCGCTGCGCTACCTCGCGGGGAAGGTGCTAGCGCTTTTGCGGCGACGTCAGCGGGACACCCCCGACATCGGCCGCCGCTGGCTGAAAGGAACCAGCCCTGTATCCGTCCTGGCGACGCCCGCGGTCGCGGCCGGCGAGCCCGAGGTCGCGGTGCAGCTCACCCCGAGTCCGCCGCTCGCGACTCCGGCGCGGGCGACCGATGGAGGAGGGACGTCTGCGGCGCCGATCGAGGTCTCGTTTCGCGCCAAGGCGGACGGGACGCTCGAGGCCACCTCGGTGGCCTGGCTGCTCGTGCAGGCGGCCGACCGACGGGCGACGGGGACGCTCCGGCTAGCGCGCGGCAAGGTGCGGAAGGTGGTCTTCATCCTCCAGGGGCGGCCGATCTACGTCGACTCGAACCTGCGGAACGAGACGCTCGGCGCACACCTCATGCAGCAGGGCGTGCTCACCGAGGCCGACCTCGCGCGAGCCATGAAGCAGGCGCGCACCTCGGGCAAGAAGCTCGGCGAGGTGCTGACGGCGCTGGGACTGGCGACCGCGGAGGTGGTCGCGGCGGGCCTGCAGGCGCAGACCGGCATCAAGCTCGTGAGCGCGCTCCGGTGGCCCGACGGGACCTTCTCCTTCGAGCCGGGGGACGACTTCTCGTCGCGCGTGCCGAGCTGTCCGGTGGAGGTCGTCCCGCTCGTGCTCACGGCCCTCCGGCGGCTCTTGCGCCCCGAGGAGCTCGGACGCCTTTCGCTCGAGCAGGCGCTTGCGCTCACCCCCGCGGGCGAGCGGCTGCGGCCGCTCATCGAGCAGCACTACGGGGCCACGGTCCTCGGCTGGTGCGGCACGTCCCGCGCGCTGCGCGAGCTCGCGGCCGGCGCGGAGGACCTGCCCCCGCTGCTCGTGCGCGTCGAGGCTCTGCGCCTGGCGGGGCTCGTGGTCTTTCGGCCTCCGGTGCCGATCGCGGCCCCGGTCGCCGCCCCGACCGAGCGCGCCACCGGTGCGGCCGACTCGTCCGGCTCGAAGCTCGAGTTCGTCGAGGAGGATCTGGGCGGCGTGAGCCGGCTCCTGGACCTGAAGCAGCTCGACCCGACGCGCTCCGCACCCTCGGTACCTGCGGTGGACCTCGAGCTCTTCGAGCCGTCGGCCGAGGAGCCGCAGCCCCCGGAGGTGCACGCGCGGACGGATGACTCGGGGGTCCTCCACCTGGCGAACGTGGACGACCTCGAGCTCGAGCAGCCCGAGGCCGAGGCCACGGCCCTGCTCGGCGCGAGCGCGGCCACCGGACCCCTCGAACCCACGCCGTCGGAGGAGTTCCCGGAGGTGCCCGCCGCGCAGCCCACGGTGCTGCAGAAGCCGCGCCGGGCCGGCGGACGCGCCGCGGCTCCGGCCGAGGAGGCGCGCCGCGCGTCGGGACCCGTGGCCCCGCTCGGCGAGCTGAAGGAGCTCTTCGCCGGTCTGTCGCCCGAGAGCTATCACGAATGGCTCGGGCTTGGCCCGGGGGCCACCGCGCAAGAGGTCCAGGCGGCTCTGCGACGGCTGGGCCTCGACGGCGAGGCGGTGGACCTCGCGGGGCTGACCCTCGGGGAGCTCACGCCGGAGCTCGCGCCGACCGACCCCGCCGCGCGCGTGATTCCAGATCGGCTCCAGGGGCGCAGCCACGACGAGTTCCTCTCGCGGGCGCGGCCGCAGCTCACGCCGAAGGCGGACACCTTCGGCGCGGAGCTCTTTTTCCAGCACGGTCAGAGCCGGCTGCGCACGCACGATCTCGTCGGGGCGGTGGAGGCCTTTCGCCAGGCGGTGGAGCACAACGCCGAACAAGCGGACTACCACGCCTATCTCGGCTGGGCCCTCTTCCTGCAGCGGGGAAAGGGGGAGGCGGGGGCCATCGCAGCCCGACCCCACCTGCAACACGCGCTGCACATCGCCCCCGATTCGCCGCAGGTGCTGGAGCTCGCCGGCCTCCTCGAGCGCGAGGTGCGCAACGACGACGCGGCGGCGCCCCTCCTGCTCGAGGCCCTGCGGCATTATCCGACCCGGGCCGAGCTCTTCGCGGCCGCCAAGGACGTGCTCGCGCGCCTCGGGGATTTCGCCGCGCTCGAACGGCTCTACCGGCGCCTGATCTTCCAGCTCCGCGACACGGAGCCGCTACGTACCGTTCCGCTCTGGATCGATCTGGCCTACCTCTATCGAGACAAGCTGGCGCAACCGGAGAACGCGCGACTGGCCCTCGAGGTGGCAGCGAAGCTGAACCCCGAGGACGTCCGCGTGCACGCGGCGCGCGCTTCGATGGACGAGGCCGCGCGCGTGGATCTGCGCGAGGCGGCCGAAGGGCTGCGGCAGCGCTTCCTCGCACACCCCGAGGTGCCCGACCCCCTGCACGAGCTCTACCGTCTGCACCTGGCGGCGGGGCACACTGATCGGCTGCTCGCCGTGGCCGGGATCCTGGTCGAGCGCGGCCACGCGACCCCGGAGGAGTACGAGGTCTATCAGGCGCGCAAGCCGGTGCGGCTGCGTCGGGCGCGTGCGCCCCTCTCGGCGAACCTACTCGACCGCCTCCGCGACCCGTCGGACAGCCGTTCGATCGAGCAGATCGTGGCCCTGCTCTCGCCGATGCTGTGCGAGCGCTTTCCGCTCAGCGCCACCGAGCTCGGCTGCCGCTCCGACGACCTGCTCGATCCGCAACGGCTCCCCGAACCGTTCGGCGCGACGGTGCGGTACGTGGCGAAGGCGCTCGAGTTGCCCTTGCCGCGGCTCTACCTCTCGGCGTACTTGCCCCTCATGGTCCCCGTCCCCGACGCGCAGCCGCAGGTGCTGGTCAGTCCGGAGGTCCTCTCGTCGTCGAGCGAAGAGGCGATCGCCTTCGCGGCGGCGCGCGCCTTCAGTAGCCTGGACTTGGGGCGGCGCCACGCCTTCACGCGACGCGGCACGGACCTGAAGGCCGCGTTCCTCGGGGCGCTGACCTACTGCCGACCGGAGCTGCAGGTTCCGGACGCCGACGGCACGATCGGGCGACTCAGGGAGGTGATGGATTCGGGCCTCGTCGACCTCGCGTCGCTGCGCAGCCGGATCGACGACCTGACGGCCCGCAAAGAGCCCATCAACCTGTCCGAGTGGATGCGCGGCGTGCGCCGCACCGGCGCGCGCGTCGGTCTGCTCGTCTGCACCGACGTGCCCGCAGCCGTGGCAGGCGCTGGGGACACCGGTACCCAGCGCGACCTCGAGGTCTTCGCCCTCGGGGAAACCTACCACCAGCTCCAGCAGACGCTCGGCCTGTCGCTCGAGACCTCGTGA
- a CDS encoding ABC transporter ATP-binding protein: MSALLEAVGLSHAYRAGRRTVPVLHAIDLAIAEGRSLGLVGESGCGKSTLARCLLRLVDPTGGRVVYRGRDLLRLSARELRPLRRELQLVFQDPGASFDPRLTLAESLREPLRVHRLEEERSRRRAQLERLIEPVGLRAELLERFPHELSVGQLQRAAVARALALSPRLLVADEPTSALDVSLSAQLLNLLADLRRDRGLTYLFITHQLPLVEAICEEVAVLYFGRIVERLSTSELGRRALHPYTQALLQASPRLPGRTSAGGELPSPRVRLEGEPASPLAPPPGCSFHPRCPLYRARGAVRCTAESPTLRTIGAEHEVACHEV, encoded by the coding sequence GTGAGCGCGCTGCTCGAGGCGGTCGGACTCTCGCACGCCTACCGGGCGGGTCGTCGCACGGTGCCGGTCCTCCACGCGATCGACCTCGCCATCGCGGAGGGGCGCAGCCTCGGCCTCGTGGGCGAGTCCGGGTGCGGCAAGAGCACGCTCGCCAGGTGCCTCCTGCGCCTGGTCGACCCGACCGGGGGGCGCGTGGTCTACCGCGGCCGCGACCTGCTGCGCCTCTCGGCGCGCGAGCTCCGTCCCCTGCGGCGCGAGCTGCAGCTCGTCTTTCAGGATCCGGGAGCCTCGTTCGATCCACGCCTGACGCTCGCCGAGTCCCTGCGCGAGCCGCTGCGCGTGCACCGCCTGGAGGAGGAGCGTTCGCGGCGCCGGGCCCAGCTCGAGCGCCTCATCGAGCCGGTGGGTTTGCGAGCAGAGCTTCTAGAACGCTTCCCCCACGAGCTCTCCGTCGGACAGCTCCAGCGCGCGGCCGTCGCCCGCGCCCTGGCCCTCTCGCCGCGGCTCCTCGTGGCCGACGAGCCGACGAGCGCGCTCGACGTCTCGCTCTCGGCCCAGCTCCTGAACTTGCTCGCGGACCTGCGCCGCGACCGAGGCCTGACCTACCTCTTCATCACGCACCAGCTGCCCCTCGTCGAGGCCATCTGTGAGGAGGTGGCGGTGCTCTATTTCGGCCGCATCGTCGAGCGCCTGTCCACCTCCGAGCTCGGGCGACGGGCCCTGCATCCGTACACGCAGGCGCTGCTGCAGGCGTCACCGCGCCTGCCGGGCCGGACCTCCGCGGGCGGGGAACTCCCCAGTCCGCGCGTTCGCCTGGAGGGGGAACCTGCGAGCCCGCTCGCGCCTCCCCCCGGGTGTTCGTTTCATCCCCGCTGCCCGCTCTACCGGGCGCGCGGCGCCGTCCGATGCACGGCGGAGTCGCCGACGCTGCGCACGATCGGCGCGGAGCACGAGGTGGCCTGTCACGAGGTCTGA
- a CDS encoding ABC transporter ATP-binding protein: protein MALLAVRDLKVELATEEGVFRPVDGVSLAVERGQAVGLVGESGCGKSVTALALVGLQPGRIVGGAVEFDGCDLTRASATELRRVRGGRVGLVFQEPLAALNPVLRVGTQVGEVLRTHLGAPRGVARARAAELLREMGLPSPEAQLAAYPHQLSGGMRQRVMLAVALAGGPSLLVADEPTTALDPTVQAQVLALLEELRLRRGLALLFISHDLAVVGQVCSRVLVLYAGQVVEEGPTSTLLGAPRHPYTAALLAALPDPAAPRRRLAELPGVVPDLRHLSAGCRFAPRCSRAADRCSAEAPLLEEPNPGYRVRCFYPLDEAREGPP, encoded by the coding sequence ATGGCGCTGCTGGCCGTGCGAGACCTGAAGGTGGAGCTCGCCACCGAGGAGGGAGTGTTCCGTCCGGTGGATGGGGTCTCGCTCGCGGTGGAGCGCGGCCAGGCCGTCGGACTCGTGGGCGAGTCGGGGTGCGGCAAGAGCGTGACGGCCCTCGCGCTGGTGGGTTTGCAGCCGGGGCGCATCGTGGGCGGCGCGGTGGAGTTCGACGGGTGCGACCTGACGCGGGCGAGCGCGACGGAGCTTCGGCGCGTGCGGGGCGGACGCGTGGGCCTGGTCTTTCAGGAGCCGCTGGCCGCGCTGAACCCGGTGCTGCGGGTCGGGACCCAGGTGGGAGAGGTGTTGCGCACGCACCTCGGGGCGCCTCGCGGCGTCGCGCGCGCACGGGCCGCGGAGCTCCTGCGCGAGATGGGCCTTCCGTCCCCGGAGGCGCAGCTCGCGGCGTATCCGCATCAGCTCTCCGGTGGAATGCGTCAGCGGGTCATGCTCGCCGTGGCGCTCGCGGGAGGGCCGTCGCTCCTCGTCGCCGACGAGCCCACCACGGCCCTCGATCCGACCGTGCAGGCGCAGGTGCTCGCCCTGCTCGAGGAGCTGCGGCTGCGGCGGGGTCTGGCTCTCCTGTTCATCAGCCACGACCTGGCCGTGGTGGGACAGGTCTGCAGCCGCGTGCTGGTGCTGTACGCGGGGCAAGTCGTCGAGGAGGGGCCCACCTCCACGCTGCTCGGCGCGCCCCGTCATCCGTACACCGCGGCGCTCCTGGCGGCGCTCCCCGATCCCGCGGCTCCGAGAAGGCGCCTGGCCGAGCTCCCCGGGGTCGTGCCCGACCTCCGTCACCTATCGGCCGGCTGCCGCTTCGCCCCCCGGTGTTCCCGGGCGGCGGATCGCTGCAGCGCCGAAGCCCCGCTGCTCGAAGAGCCGAACCCCGGCTACCGCGTGCGCTGCTTCTACCCGCTCGACGAGGCCCGGGAGGGACCTCCGTGA
- a CDS encoding tetratricopeptide repeat protein, which produces MHRLPPRQALLVALAALAALVVASCAPHPAPVTLRVIDGRVEETSFVSPTAYESYLRAQLALHRGDAATALPYLKVALAFDPDSAYLHTQLALALAKLGRRSEALHRLGEALRLASDFPDALLLQGDLHRRAGELALAEGSYARCVTANPAEPAAYLRYAQLLERRGAVERARQVLQALVQRSPHHRAAQRYLARLCLGQLDYPCAGAAYEQLLQHESDADTLMSLAHVRLAEGRRTDAVRLLREALDRSGAHPAVAGRLLEVFQHAGDRRSATDLLQILEQEAGDDDGERAQLVELMLQGRHYARALALLEERGPRDEPPMLAALRVGALAGLGRTTEALKLARSLLTGPQGPLAASRLARQHDEARVPGQGEAILREGLARHPNHPGLIAALSRNLSRQGKHAEAIELARRALAKGRAPRALTFALAAALEQAGQWVEAVALIRAVLRESPNDAAALNFIGFTLADRRQDLDGAERAIRRALRLEPTEGYIMDSLGWLHYRRGRLAEAERVLTFAVRVSPEEPELLTHLGEVHAALKRLPQAIELFRRAASLSKDGRLTARIEERLKELLRGRLGAR; this is translated from the coding sequence GTGCACCGTCTCCCTCCTCGGCAGGCACTGCTCGTGGCCCTCGCGGCTCTGGCGGCTCTGGTGGTCGCCAGCTGCGCCCCGCACCCCGCTCCGGTCACGCTGCGGGTCATCGACGGGCGCGTCGAGGAGACCTCCTTCGTCAGCCCGACCGCCTACGAGTCTTACCTCCGGGCCCAGCTCGCGCTCCACCGGGGAGACGCCGCCACCGCGCTCCCCTATCTGAAGGTGGCCCTGGCCTTCGACCCGGACTCGGCCTACCTGCACACGCAGCTCGCCCTCGCGCTGGCGAAGCTCGGCCGCCGGTCCGAAGCGCTGCACCGCCTCGGCGAAGCGCTGCGACTTGCCTCCGACTTCCCCGACGCGCTCCTCCTGCAGGGCGACCTCCACCGACGCGCAGGGGAGCTCGCCCTCGCCGAAGGGAGTTACGCGCGCTGCGTGACGGCGAACCCGGCCGAGCCCGCCGCCTACTTGCGCTACGCGCAGCTCCTCGAACGCCGCGGGGCGGTCGAGCGCGCGCGACAGGTGCTGCAGGCGCTCGTGCAGAGATCGCCACACCACCGCGCGGCGCAGCGCTACCTCGCGCGGCTGTGCCTCGGCCAGCTCGACTACCCGTGTGCGGGAGCAGCCTACGAACAGCTCCTCCAGCACGAGAGCGACGCCGATACCTTGATGAGCCTCGCGCACGTGCGCCTCGCGGAGGGGCGCCGGACCGACGCCGTGCGGCTCTTGCGCGAAGCGCTGGACCGGAGCGGTGCGCACCCGGCGGTGGCAGGGCGACTCCTCGAGGTCTTCCAGCACGCCGGCGACAGGCGCTCCGCGACCGACCTCCTGCAGATCCTCGAGCAGGAGGCGGGAGACGACGACGGAGAGCGCGCGCAGCTCGTCGAGCTGATGCTGCAGGGCCGCCACTACGCCCGCGCGCTCGCGCTACTCGAGGAGCGCGGGCCTCGGGACGAGCCGCCCATGCTGGCCGCCCTGCGCGTGGGAGCCCTCGCGGGACTCGGCCGAACGACCGAGGCGCTGAAGCTCGCGCGCTCGCTGCTGACGGGACCGCAAGGGCCGCTCGCCGCGTCGCGCTTGGCACGCCAGCACGACGAGGCGCGGGTACCGGGGCAGGGCGAGGCGATCCTGCGCGAGGGGCTGGCACGTCACCCTAACCACCCGGGCCTCATCGCCGCCCTGAGCCGCAACCTCTCCCGACAAGGAAAACACGCGGAGGCGATCGAGCTCGCACGCCGAGCCCTCGCCAAGGGGCGCGCGCCGCGGGCCCTCACCTTCGCCCTGGCCGCGGCGCTCGAGCAGGCCGGCCAGTGGGTCGAGGCGGTCGCGCTGATCCGAGCCGTCCTGCGCGAAAGCCCGAACGACGCGGCCGCGCTCAACTTCATCGGCTTCACGCTGGCCGACCGCCGCCAGGATCTCGACGGTGCCGAGCGCGCGATTCGCCGGGCGCTGCGTCTGGAGCCAACCGAGGGCTACATCATGGACAGCCTCGGCTGGCTGCACTACCGTCGGGGGCGGCTGGCCGAGGCCGAGCGCGTTCTCACCTTCGCCGTGCGCGTCTCTCCCGAGGAACCCGAGCTCCTCACGCACCTTGGTGAGGTGCACGCGGCCCTCAAGCGCTTGCCTCAGGCCATCGAACTCTTTCGGCGCGCGGCCAGTCTGAGCAAGGATGGTCGACTGACCGCCCGCATCGAGGAACGGCTCAAGGAGCTGCTCCGCGGACGCCTCGGGGCGCGGTAG
- a CDS encoding DUF4292 domain-containing protein, protein MKGTARVALALVGLGPLLGAHCLTVVRPYPPPKPEAVLAAIEARGRSVRTLRAEARMTHETAQGKVKATVRMLAEAGGKLRFDVVSPFDTPLATLVADGKEFALLDAQQNRHFHGPAAACNLARLLRVALEPNDVVRVLAGATPVIAHQRRQLAWDDRAGVEVLTLHGAQHTQLIELEAGVEGGRPRWEALRSEVRGAKGEVILRIVAKEHQTVGGVRLPSLLEVSQPTLGTSLELTFKQQEVNVTLPAAAFELPAAGGLPSQRVECHTALRTP, encoded by the coding sequence ATGAAGGGCACCGCACGCGTCGCGCTCGCGCTGGTCGGCCTTGGACCGCTGCTCGGCGCTCATTGCCTGACCGTGGTCCGCCCCTATCCCCCGCCGAAGCCCGAGGCGGTGCTCGCGGCGATCGAAGCGCGCGGACGCAGCGTGAGGACCCTTCGCGCCGAGGCGCGCATGACGCACGAAACCGCGCAGGGAAAGGTGAAGGCCACCGTGCGAATGCTCGCCGAGGCCGGCGGCAAGCTCCGCTTCGACGTGGTCTCGCCCTTCGACACGCCGCTCGCCACGCTGGTGGCCGACGGCAAGGAGTTCGCGCTGCTCGACGCGCAGCAGAACCGCCACTTCCACGGGCCGGCCGCGGCCTGCAACCTGGCCCGCCTCCTCCGCGTAGCGCTCGAGCCGAACGACGTGGTGCGGGTTCTCGCCGGCGCCACACCGGTCATAGCGCATCAGCGGCGGCAGCTCGCCTGGGACGACCGCGCCGGGGTCGAGGTGCTCACGCTCCACGGGGCGCAGCACACGCAGCTCATCGAGCTCGAGGCCGGAGTCGAGGGAGGGCGACCGCGGTGGGAGGCCCTCCGCTCCGAGGTCCGTGGAGCGAAGGGGGAGGTCATCCTCCGCATCGTGGCCAAGGAACACCAGACGGTGGGTGGGGTGCGCCTGCCGTCGCTGCTCGAGGTGAGCCAGCCCACCCTGGGCACCTCGCTCGAGCTCACCTTCAAGCAGCAGGAGGTCAACGTCACGCTGCCCGCGGCCGCCTTCGAGCTCCCCGCGGCCGGGGGCCTGCCGAGCCAGCGCGTGGAGTGCCACACCGCGCTCCGAACCCCGTGA
- a CDS encoding rhodanese-like domain-containing protein gives MAAPSSSRPLVTVLVALGWTVGSTGVGLTVNALRGDGLAVVAPFPYELDCPDKLKSDASPIAAAEARSLLAAGRALLVDARPAEDFAAGHLPGARSLPYSFVTPLTAEGLGSLPRDRVWLVYCDTPGDRLAALQAEQMRRAGHVAVRVLAGGLESFAQAAGAAPRGADAGGRAP, from the coding sequence ATGGCTGCCCCTTCCTCCTCGCGACCGCTCGTGACCGTCCTCGTGGCCCTCGGCTGGACGGTGGGCTCCACGGGCGTGGGCCTGACCGTGAACGCGCTGCGCGGCGATGGCCTGGCGGTGGTGGCTCCGTTCCCCTACGAGCTGGATTGCCCCGACAAGCTGAAGAGCGACGCCTCGCCGATCGCGGCCGCAGAGGCCCGCTCGCTCCTCGCGGCGGGGCGCGCACTGCTCGTCGACGCCCGCCCCGCCGAGGACTTCGCCGCCGGCCACCTGCCCGGCGCCCGCTCCCTGCCCTACAGCTTCGTCACCCCGCTCACCGCCGAGGGGCTCGGGTCCCTGCCGCGCGACCGCGTCTGGCTCGTCTACTGCGACACCCCGGGCGACCGACTCGCCGCGCTGCAGGCCGAGCAGATGCGACGAGCTGGCCACGTCGCGGTGCGCGTCCTCGCCGGCGGGCTGGAGAGCTTCGCGCAGGCTGCCGGAGCCGCACCGCGCGGCGCCGACGCAGGTGGACGGGCGCCGTGA
- a CDS encoding DoxX family membrane protein: MTSPASPPAPRSFDRVAPWVAWVFRVALGVVFIAASVHKLVHPADFARSIANYRILPDELVNLAAIGLPWIEALSGAALVLGLSVRANLLVVEGLLALFIGALGWALARRLDVGCGCFSAGTEAQAMSRGTLLWDVVWFAMGLFALRYDRGYLSLALVRRRRLREPSA, encoded by the coding sequence GTGACCTCCCCTGCGTCTCCTCCCGCACCGCGAAGCTTCGACCGCGTCGCCCCCTGGGTGGCCTGGGTCTTCCGCGTCGCGCTCGGCGTGGTCTTCATCGCCGCGAGCGTGCACAAGCTCGTCCACCCCGCAGACTTCGCCCGCTCCATCGCCAACTACCGCATCCTGCCCGACGAGCTGGTGAACCTCGCCGCCATCGGGCTGCCCTGGATCGAGGCGCTCTCGGGGGCGGCTCTGGTGCTCGGCCTCTCGGTGCGCGCGAACCTGCTCGTCGTCGAAGGGCTGCTCGCGCTCTTCATCGGCGCTCTCGGCTGGGCGCTCGCGCGACGACTCGACGTGGGTTGCGGCTGCTTCTCCGCGGGGACGGAAGCGCAGGCCATGAGCCGCGGCACGCTCCTCTGGGACGTGGTCTGGTTCGCCATGGGGCTCTTCGCCCTGCGCTACGACCGCGGCTACCTGTCGCTGGCGCTTGTCAGACGGCGGCGCCTGCGCGAACCTTCCGCCTAG